The DNA window TTCATACAAGATGATACCAAAAAAAATACTGGACAGATGCCGTATAAAAGCCTCGGAAAATCAGGCGTCCGGGCTGGCGATTTCGAGTATTTCGTCCGCTTCTCTACGAGGTAATTCCTGAACTTCTGTAAGCTTCCTCCCTATCGCTCTCGTCCTTTTTTCGGCTTCGGATACTGAACTGGAAGCCTCGTCCAGTTTTTTCTGAATTTTACTGAGCACGTCGTTGTATTTAGTCCATTCTGTCTTTACTGCGCTGAGAAGATGCCAGACTTCAGACGATCTTTTCTGTATGGCCAGAGTCCTGAAACCCATCTGCAGACTGCTTAAAATAGCCCAAAGAGTCGTCGGTCCGGCAACAACTACATGGTTCTCTCTTTGAATTTTTTCTATGAGCCCCGGTTTTCTTACTATTTCAGCAAAAAGACCCTCGACTGGAAGAAACAAAAGCGCAAAATCCGTCGTCACGGGGGGAAATATGTATTTATCGTGAATATCTTTTGCCGACTTCATTATGTCGGCGTCGAGTGCTTTCGACAACGTTTCAACTTCCGTTTTGTCGGCCTTCTCCTGTGCTTCAACCAGTTTCTGATAGTTTGAAAGAGGAAATTTCGCGTCTAATGGCAGTAAAATTTTATCTTCTCCGGTTTCGTCCCTTCCGGGAAGTAAAACGGCGAATTCGACGGCTTCTCTGCCGTTTTTTGGTGAAAAATTTTTGACGTACTGCTCAGGAGCCATGACCTGCTCCAAAATATTTTCGAGCTGGACCTCGCCCAAAATACCTCTGGTCTTGACGTTAGACAGGACTTTTTTCAAATCCCCAACTCCTGATGCCAGAGTCTGCATTTCTCCGAGACCTTTATAGACCTGTTCAAGCCTTTCGCTGACAAGACCGAAAGATTCCGTCAGTTTTGTTTCGAGTGTTCCCTGCAGTTTTTCTTCCACCGTCGTTCTTATCGTTTCAATGCTTTTAGAGTTGTCCTCCCGCATAACTTTCATAGATTCACCCAGCGAGTTTCTTATGTTTTCGAGTTTGTTGTCATTTTCCTGTCGGGATCTGCTTAATTCATCAAGAAGTCTTTTTTCGGCGGCCTGGTTCTCGCGTAAAAAAGAATCGAAAAGGGATTTGTTTTCCGCCGAAGTTTTTTTGAATATTTTGAGCAATACGAACAAAAGCAGTAAAACCGAGACCGCGCTCAGACCGAGTGAACAATATAATAAATTTGGCAAAACTATCTCTTTTTTGCCAAAACAAGAAAATACACTATACCGCCCAATAGCACGAAAGCCGTGAAGACGAAAATTATAGCGGCAAGAATGTCTTCGGGAATCGCTCTGTTGATGTTTCCGAGCAGGTCATATTTCTTCATGACCCAAATCGCGGAGACAATGACAGCAGTGAATAATATTGCTTTCCAAGGAATTTTTTTAGTCGAAAGG is part of the candidate division WOR-3 bacterium genome and encodes:
- a CDS encoding DNA recombination protein RmuC — encoded protein: MKVMREDNSKSIETIRTTVEEKLQGTLETKLTESFGLVSERLEQVYKGLGEMQTLASGVGDLKKVLSNVKTRGILGEVQLENILEQVMAPEQYVKNFSPKNGREAVEFAVLLPGRDETGEDKILLPLDAKFPLSNYQKLVEAQEKADKTEVETLSKALDADIMKSAKDIHDKYIFPPVTTDFALLFLPVEGLFAEIVRKPGLIEKIQRENHVVVAGPTTLWAILSSLQMGFRTLAIQKRSSEVWHLLSAVKTEWTKYNDVLSKIQKKLDEASSSVSEAEKRTRAIGRKLTEVQELPRREADEILEIASPDA